The Streptomyces sp. NBC_00306 sequence CCCTGGTAGAGCAGCACCAGCGGTGTGGCGATGCCTGCGCACCAGGTCATGATCTTCAAGGTGTACGGGCTCGACGAGGCGTTGGTGACCGTCAGGCTCCAGTCCTCCTGGAGCGAAGAGGGCATGACGTTCGGGAACAGTGTCAGGAAGAGCATCGCGACCGCGGCCACGATGGTCACACCCGACCACGCGAACGACCATCCCTCGCGTCCCCGGGCGATCGCCACGACGGCCGCGACCAGCGCCACCACCGCGACGATCATCGCGACCAGGCTGGTGCCATCGCCGCGCGAGACCTGGGTCCAGCCGAGAAAACCGAGCGCCAGGGCGGCTGTGACCAGGCCGAGCTTGAGAGCCAGCGACCGGGCCCGGACCCGGATGTCCCCCACGGTCTTCAGTGCGGTGAAGACCGCGCCGTGGAAGGTGAACAGCGTCAGCGTCACCAGCCCGCCGAGGATCGCGTACGGGTTGAGCAGGTCGAACAGGGTGCCGACGTACTCCTTGTCGCCGTCGATCTTCACCCCGCGCACGATGTTGCCGAAGGCCACACCCCAGAGCAGAGCCGGCAGCAGCGAGGTCCAGAAGATCGCGTGCTCCCAGTTGCTCTGCCAGAGCGCCTCGTCCCGCTTGTGCCGGTACTCGAAGGCGACCCCGCGCACGATCAGACAGACCAGGATCAGCAGCAGCGGCAGATAGAAGCCGGAGAAGAGCGTGGCGTACCACTCGGGGAAGGCGGCGAAGGTGGCTCCGCCCGCGGACAGCAGCCACACCTCGTTGCCGTCCCAGACCGGCCCGATGGTGTTGATGAGCACGCGCCGCTCGGCCCGGTTCCTGGCCAGCAGCTTGGTCAGGACGCCGACTCCGAAGTCGAAGCCCTCGAGGAAGAAGTAGCCGGTCCACAGGACGGCGATGAGTACGAACCAGACGTCGTGAAGTTCCATGCCTCAGCAGCTCCTCAGGGCTCAGTACGAGAAGGCCATCGGCCGGTCGGCGTCCTGGTCGTCGCCGCCGATCTTGGTGGGCGGGTTGAGGTCGGCCTCGGTGAGCTCGGGCGGTCCTGCCTTCACGTACTTCACCAGGAGCCTGACCTCGATCACCGCGAGGATCGCGTAGAGCGTCGTGAACGCGATCATCGAGGTGAGCACCTCGCCCTGCGATACGCCCGGGGAGACCGCGTCCCGTGTGCGCAGCACCCCGTAGACGACCCACGGCTGCCGGCCCATCTCCGTGAAGATCCAGCCCCAGGAGCTGGCGATCAGCGGGAAGGCCATGGTCCACAGCGCGACGACCCAGTACCAGTTGGTGAACCGCGGGTTCAGCGCCTTGTTCTTGAAGAGCACCAGATGGGGCACCTCGTCCTCACCGGTCCGCAGCCCCGGCGACAGCAGGAACTTCTTCCGGGTGAGCCAGAGGCCGATCGTCCCGATGGCCAGGGACGCCATGCCGAAGCCGATCATCCAGCGGAAGCCCCAGTAGGCGACCGGGATGTTGGGCCGGTAGTCCCCCGGCCCGAACCTCTCCTGCTCGGCCTTGTTCACGTCGTTGATGCCCGGGACGTACGAGGTGAAGTCGTCGTTGGCCAGGAAGGACAGCAGTCCCGGAATCTCGATGGCGACCTTGTTGTGCCCCTTCTCCACGTCGCCGTAGGCGAAGACCG is a genomic window containing:
- the cydB gene encoding cytochrome d ubiquinol oxidase subunit II — encoded protein: MELHDVWFVLIAVLWTGYFFLEGFDFGVGVLTKLLARNRAERRVLINTIGPVWDGNEVWLLSAGGATFAAFPEWYATLFSGFYLPLLLILVCLIVRGVAFEYRHKRDEALWQSNWEHAIFWTSLLPALLWGVAFGNIVRGVKIDGDKEYVGTLFDLLNPYAILGGLVTLTLFTFHGAVFTALKTVGDIRVRARSLALKLGLVTAALALGFLGWTQVSRGDGTSLVAMIVAVVALVAAVVAIARGREGWSFAWSGVTIVAAVAMLFLTLFPNVMPSSLQEDWSLTVTNASSSPYTLKIMTWCAGIATPLVLLYQGWTYWVFRKRIGTHHIADAH